In bacterium, the following proteins share a genomic window:
- a CDS encoding High-affinity nickel transporter, producing the protein MISAIAGFAAGSIHVLAGPDHLAAISPLAVEGKKSTWIIGMRWGLGHTAGVGLVGLLAVLGRELIPIDLISSYSERLVGLVLITIGIWGIHKALSKTIHTHHHAHDGAEHVHVHTHAISGHDSEKAHRHSHAAFVVGIIHGFAGSSHFLGILPALALPTRMDAAIYLAAFGAGTICAMMAFASAMGIIAVRLAQHGIQFYQRLLIGFSTASIVIGGVWFFI; encoded by the coding sequence ATGATTTCAGCGATCGCGGGATTTGCCGCAGGTTCCATACATGTATTGGCCGGTCCCGATCATCTTGCCGCGATCTCACCGCTTGCCGTCGAAGGGAAAAAATCCACATGGATTATCGGTATGCGTTGGGGACTGGGCCACACCGCAGGCGTCGGCCTCGTCGGCCTGCTTGCCGTACTCGGACGTGAACTGATTCCCATCGACCTTATCTCATCTTACAGCGAACGGCTGGTCGGACTTGTTCTGATCACGATCGGCATCTGGGGCATTCACAAAGCGCTTTCCAAAACCATTCACACACACCATCATGCGCATGACGGGGCGGAGCACGTTCATGTACACACCCATGCCATCTCCGGGCACGATTCCGAAAAAGCCCACCGTCATTCGCACGCGGCATTCGTTGTCGGCATCATTCATGGCTTTGCAGGCAGTTCTCATTTTCTGGGAATTCTTCCCGCGCTGGCATTGCCCACACGTATGGATGCGGCCATTTATCTTGCCGCGTTTGGCGCAGGAACGATTTGCGCCATGATGGCTTTTGCATCGGCTATGGGAATTATCGCCGTAAGGCTCGCTCAACATGGAATTCAATTTTATCAACGATTGCTAATCGGATTCAGCACCGCCTCCATCGTTATCGGCGGGGTTTGGTTTTTTATTTAA
- a CDS encoding CPBP family intramembrane metalloprotease, which translates to MIETEIQSKTAPETPDTSPFLPATATGLLVASVIFGYIVTMLFAVAGIMSSSMDTGKGVGDLILKIGLLVGTICFVVPAYWYTRRENKSIKAIFRFHPVSSKTLILSCVLALGLVVVTDTIDRWIAPMINSYLDSTIGALSPELMSDKILEKMKEEFKITGFMSGSLLILAAVFAAGICEEMLIRGMFQGAMENKMNAVWAVVISSLVFSLIHINPWGGVQIFIIAIFLGVIVWRTGSIIPSIIMHAMNNFLVIVFNNLDPESLIWYGDEKHIEPVLVGIGIAFLIVGIIGLWNISAKDRISG; encoded by the coding sequence ATGATAGAAACTGAAATTCAAAGTAAAACAGCTCCGGAAACACCGGACACGTCCCCGTTTCTACCCGCAACTGCAACCGGTCTGCTGGTTGCTAGCGTAATTTTTGGATATATTGTAACCATGCTTTTTGCCGTGGCGGGTATTATGAGTTCGTCGATGGATACCGGAAAGGGGGTTGGAGACCTCATTTTGAAAATAGGGTTGCTGGTCGGGACCATCTGTTTTGTCGTTCCGGCTTATTGGTATACGCGCAGGGAAAACAAATCCATTAAAGCTATATTTCGTTTTCATCCCGTTTCATCAAAAACGCTGATCTTGTCATGTGTATTAGCTTTGGGATTGGTGGTGGTCACGGACACGATCGACCGCTGGATCGCGCCGATGATCAACAGTTATCTCGACAGCACGATCGGGGCTTTGTCGCCGGAATTAATGTCCGACAAAATCCTTGAAAAAATGAAGGAAGAATTCAAGATCACCGGTTTCATGAGCGGCTCGTTGCTCATTCTCGCCGCGGTCTTCGCTGCAGGAATTTGCGAGGAAATGCTGATTCGGGGCATGTTCCAGGGAGCTATGGAAAATAAAATGAATGCCGTGTGGGCCGTCGTTATTTCAAGTTTGGTTTTTTCATTGATCCACATTAATCCTTGGGGCGGCGTACAGATTTTCATTATTGCGATATTTCTTGGCGTCATCGTATGGCGAACGGGCAGTATCATCCCGTCTATCATCATGCACGCCATGAATAATTTCCTCGTCATTGTATTCAACAATCTCGATCCGGAATCGTTAATCTGGTATGGCGATGAAAAACATATTGAACCGGTTTTGGTGGGCATTGGCATCGCTTTTTTAATAGTCGGGATAATTGGACTGTGGAATATTTCGGCAAAAGACCGCATATCCGGATGA
- a CDS encoding zinc ribbon domain-containing protein has translation MPVFEYRCKKCDEKFEQLVFSAKENVECPRCGNADNEKLISVFASKHSHGAAASPSVCSSSGSFT, from the coding sequence ATGCCCGTATTTGAATATCGCTGTAAGAAGTGCGATGAAAAATTCGAACAGCTCGTGTTTTCTGCCAAAGAGAACGTGGAATGTCCTCGATGCGGAAATGCGGATAACGAGAAATTAATTTCTGTTTTTGCAAGTAAACATTCTCACGGAGCTGCGGCTTCACCAAGTGTATGCAGTTCCAGCGGGAGCTTTACCTGA
- the hypA gene encoding hydrogenase maturation nickel metallochaperone HypA has product MKAHVMHELSVAQEIIGIVQENLPDGNTHCVKAVKLKIGKLTNILPDSLTFCFEALTKDTALDGAQLDIQHIPITLQCNGCRVVSEIEGFIFACPSCGSADIKTIAGDELQVSEIEISD; this is encoded by the coding sequence ATGAAGGCGCACGTTATGCACGAACTTTCGGTCGCTCAGGAAATCATAGGTATTGTGCAGGAAAATCTACCGGACGGGAATACGCATTGTGTAAAAGCGGTAAAATTGAAGATTGGCAAACTGACCAATATTCTGCCGGATTCGCTTACGTTTTGTTTTGAAGCGCTGACCAAAGATACGGCTCTTGACGGCGCCCAATTGGATATTCAGCATATTCCCATCACCCTACAATGTAACGGCTGCCGAGTCGTTTCTGAAATCGAGGGCTTTATATTTGCCTGTCCGTCTTGCGGAAGCGCTGACATCAAAACCATTGCGGGTGATGAATTGCAGGTATCGGAAATCGAAATTAGCGATTAA
- a CDS encoding quinone-dependent dihydroorotate dehydrogenase — MYKKLIRPLLFQFDSESVHDFILNRLDHNGAFLSYFKKSFQVNDPILNQSIFNRHFPNPIGLAAGFDKYAKAIPAWNYLGFGFAEIGTVTGQEQSGNERPRLFRLKKDQALINRFGFNNAGALKTSTALELWKIKNLLHAIPLGINIGKTKVVELEKAKEDYLLSFETLWTYGDYFVVNVSSPNTPNLRELQDKSFLTDIIQILTESNSRLSKISGQLPKPILVKIAPDLNLSQIDDVLQVIESTKISGIVATNTTIERNNLRSDPHLSKEAGGLSGKPLKKRSTEIVRHIYASTQGKILIIGVGGIFTGDDAFEKIKAGASLLQIYTGFIYEGPMVCKKINKRLIELVKRDGFKNITAVVGKE, encoded by the coding sequence ATGTATAAAAAACTCATCCGCCCGCTCCTATTTCAATTCGACTCCGAATCGGTACATGATTTTATTTTGAACCGCTTGGATCATAACGGCGCCTTTCTTAGCTATTTTAAAAAATCATTTCAGGTAAATGATCCTATTCTAAATCAGTCAATCTTCAACCGCCATTTTCCAAATCCTATCGGACTGGCCGCAGGCTTTGACAAATATGCCAAAGCCATACCGGCATGGAATTATCTCGGGTTTGGATTTGCTGAAATAGGCACGGTGACGGGACAGGAACAATCAGGTAACGAGCGGCCCCGGCTTTTTCGACTGAAGAAAGATCAAGCGCTGATCAACCGGTTTGGGTTCAACAATGCCGGCGCTTTGAAAACTTCGACGGCGCTGGAGTTGTGGAAAATAAAAAATTTACTTCACGCTATTCCCCTCGGCATCAATATTGGAAAAACCAAGGTAGTCGAACTTGAAAAAGCAAAAGAGGATTATTTGTTGTCATTTGAAACGTTGTGGACGTATGGCGATTATTTTGTAGTGAATGTCAGTTCGCCCAACACGCCCAACCTCCGCGAACTGCAGGATAAATCGTTTTTGACCGATATCATTCAGATTCTTACCGAATCCAACAGCCGACTGAGCAAAATTTCAGGACAACTTCCAAAACCCATTCTCGTGAAGATCGCTCCGGATCTGAATTTATCTCAGATTGACGATGTGTTGCAAGTTATCGAATCAACCAAAATCAGCGGAATTGTTGCCACCAACACAACGATCGAAAGAAACAATTTGCGGTCCGATCCACATCTATCAAAAGAGGCCGGTGGACTGAGCGGAAAACCTTTGAAGAAAAGATCTACAGAGATCGTTCGTCATATTTATGCTTCGACGCAGGGTAAAATTCTTATCATCGGCGTTGGAGGAATTTTCACAGGGGATGACGCCTTCGAAAAGATCAAAGCCGGCGCTTCTTTACTTCAGATTTACACCGGTTTTATCTACGAGGGCCCAATGGTTTGTAAGAAAATAAATAAAAGGCTGATTGAACTCGTAAAACGGGACGGATTCAAAAATATTACAGCGGTTGTGGGCAAAGAATGA